A window of Saccharomyces paradoxus chromosome XIII, complete sequence contains these coding sequences:
- the FUS2 gene encoding Fus2p (Cell fusion regulator~similar to YMR232W), producing the protein MFKTSYNLYDLNYPTTNSLTPIRDYKNDFFHKNDDKLPEIVRNPTRKLSKHEKKLDDKKFTNKRPASLDLHSIVDSLSNKKVYSPINTEIFQNVVRLNLSPQVPSSPREGCKFYKVVQDLYLSEIEYYDNLLIANNVYRRALNIDPRFKNKLVKPDSSDELLLFGNIDTIASISKILVTTIKELLLVWQRGKMLDTNEWEKIFTKSEVQQQLYSTFDISEAFEQHLLRIKSTYTSYFVSHQKQMELFTTLRMNKNHIFNKWYEYCLKQSGCIKLEDILKSPMRRLTQWIDILETLESCYEDTLSPQLGSKLIPTRRKYSLFSNKLETEVSEYKSNSMYNFSLTPSEIIQSYDEDQFTHLLKPPDKQNRNKCNTFRQEGDPDNIRAPSLLSGSSSYYSDVSGLEIVTNTSTSSAEKIFSTMDEETEFFTLADHISKFKKVMKSLLELEKNLLKNNLSGIIDSSLKRINAWKKVIECERPSGAFFEHDNLISTMCSSYIDKLHEQKNQVTILKLTELETGVMNPLARIIAHCNTVKSKLKDLQALKKDYMLFLQEKKANLRDVKRDLLGMHFQNLQNQMKRELPVFITLIHNTVERILLNYNKIFLKYLEIIAGGKKYLQKDLENMSFNDSIGTGQIKNLDILQCYSKSRYMTKRMVRKDWPFPGDPSGSRIVRKLFEL; encoded by the coding sequence ATGTTTAAGACGTCATATAACTTGTACGATTTGAACTATCCGACAACAAATTCATTGACGCCAATAAGAGACTACAAAAATGACTTTTTCCATAAAAATGATGACAAATTACCGGAAATAGTCAGGAACCCCACGAGAAAGTTATCCAAACACGAAAAGAAACTCGATGACAAAAAATTCACGAATAAACGACCAGCAAGTCTTGACTTGCATTCCATAGTGGATAGCTTGAGtaacaaaaaagtttattctCCTATCAATACAgagatatttcaaaatgtcGTCAGACTGAATTTGAGTCCCCAGGTTCCTAGTTCTCCTCGCGAGGGGTGCAAGTTTTATAAAGTTGTACAGGACCTTTATCTCTCCGAAATAGAATACTACGATAATTTGTTAATTGCAAATAATGTATACAGAAGAGCATTGAACATCGATCCAAGATTCAAGAATAAACTTGTCAAGCCCGATTCAAGTGACGAGTTGTTGCTTTTTGGAAACATTGACACCATTGCCTCAATCAGTAAAATACTGGTAACAACGATAAAAGAACTTCTTTTAGTCTGGCAACGTGGGAAAATGTTAGATACAAATGAATgggaaaaaatattcacTAAAAGTGAGGTACAACAGCAACTATATTCAACTTTTGACATTTCAGAGGCTTTCGAGCAACATTTGCTAAGAATTAAATCTACTTACACAAGTTATTTCGTAAGCCACCAAAAACAAATGGAGTTATTCACTACATTAAGGATGAATAAAAATCATATTTTTAACAAGTGGTATGAATATTGCTTAAAACAGAGTGGATGTATAAAATTAGAGGATATATTAAAAAGTCCGATGAGGAGACTGACTCAATGGattgatattttggaaACTTTGGAAAGCTGTTACGAAGATACACTTTCACCACAGTTGGGCTCAAAACTAATCCCAACAAGgagaaaatattctttattctcCAATAAGCTAGAAACCGAAGTCTCTGAATATAAGAGTAACTCCATGTATAACTTCAGTTTAACCCCATCAGAGATTATACAAAGTTATGATGAAGACCAGTTTACGCATCTTTTAAAGCCTCCTGACAAgcaaaatagaaataaatGTAATACCTTTCGACAAGAAGGTGATCCGGATAATATTAGAGCCCCTTCTCTCCTTTCTGGCTCTTCGAGTTACTACTCAGATGTATCAGGTCTAGAAATTGTTACTAATACTTCAACTTCCTCAGCTgagaaaatattttcaacaatgGATGAAGAAACAGAATTTTTTACATTGGCTGACCATATTAgtaaattcaaaaaagtaatgaaaagtttgctagaattagaaaagaatttattgaaaaataatttGTCAGGCATTATTGATTCCAGTTTAAAAAGGATAAATGCATGGAAAAAGGTGATTGAGTGCGAACGCCCTTCTGGTGCCTTCTTTGAACACGATAACTTAATATCGACCATGTGTTCTTCATACATAGATAAACTACATGAACAGAAAAATCAGGTGACAATTTTGAAGCTTACAGAGCTTGAAACTGGTGTAATGAATCCACTTGCAAGAATCATAGCCCATTGCAATACCGTTAAAAGTAAACTGAAGGATTTACAagctttgaagaaagattacatgttatttttacaagaaaaaaaagcaaatttGCGGGATGTAAAACGTGACTTGTTGGGAATGCATTTCCAAAACCTACAAAACCAAATGAAAAGAGAGCTGCCGGTTTTCATTACTTTGATCCATAATACTGTCGAACGTATTTTGTTAAACTATAACAAAATCTTCctaaaatatttggaaattaTTGCTGGTGGGAAAAAATACTTGCAAAAGGATCTTGAGAACATGTCTTTCAATGATTCTATAGGTACAGGCCAAATTAAAaatcttgatattttgcaGTGCTATTCTAAATCACGATACATGACGAAACGCATGGTAAGAAAAGATTGGCCTTTCCCTGGAGACCCTAGTGGAAGCCGTATTGTCAGAAAACTTTTCGAACTTTAG